In one window of bacterium DNA:
- a CDS encoding enoyl-CoA hydratase translates to MAIGGGRSRANPIDTISAAQPFSLYLRRLPAAGRPCYAARMSLRLDRQPGHAVLTLAAPPRNLLEPSLLEALLAALAALAGGGAPPILLRAEGRHFSTGYPIAAIPEAIFHADPELRASALFERALAALWDYPAPVVAAIQGDAWGGAVELLCCADLRLAVSEARFAVPALRLGLIYSPSGIRRLQAAFGAPLTRELLLTGEPIGARRALRAGFLCRLVAPERLAATSAALMASLLEAAPAALRGTRRSLRLLEGAEPLAPALLAEIAAWRHAAWRSEDFREAQLAFLEKRPPRWRDC, encoded by the coding sequence ATGGCCATCGGCGGCGGGCGAAGCCGAGCGAACCCGATTGACACAATTTCCGCGGCACAACCTTTTTCTTTGTACCTCCGGCGCTTGCCGGCCGCTGGCCGCCCGTGCTATGCCGCCCGCATGAGCTTGCGCCTCGACCGTCAGCCCGGGCACGCCGTCCTCACGCTCGCCGCCCCGCCGCGCAATCTCCTCGAGCCGAGCCTGCTCGAGGCGTTGCTCGCGGCGCTGGCTGCGCTCGCCGGGGGCGGCGCGCCCCCGATCCTCCTGCGCGCCGAGGGCCGCCACTTCAGCACGGGCTACCCGATCGCGGCGATTCCCGAGGCCATCTTCCACGCCGATCCCGAGCTGCGGGCGTCCGCGCTCTTCGAGCGGGCGCTGGCCGCGCTCTGGGACTATCCGGCACCGGTTGTGGCCGCCATCCAGGGCGATGCCTGGGGCGGGGCGGTCGAGCTGCTCTGCTGCGCGGATCTGCGGCTCGCCGTGTCCGAGGCACGCTTCGCCGTGCCGGCGCTGCGCCTGGGTCTCATCTACAGTCCCTCGGGAATCCGTCGCCTGCAGGCGGCCTTCGGCGCGCCGCTGACGCGGGAGCTGCTGCTCACGGGCGAGCCGATTGGCGCCCGCCGCGCGCTGCGCGCAGGCTTCCTCTGCCGCCTCGTCGCACCCGAGCGGCTGGCGGCTACGAGCGCCGCGCTGATGGCCAGCCTGCTCGAGGCCGCGCCCGCCGCGCTGCGCGGGACGCGGCGCAGCCTGCGCCTGCTCGAGGGCGCCGAACCCCTCGCCCCAGCCCTGCTGGCCGAGATCGCCGCTTGGCGGCACGCCGCCTGGCGGAGCGAGGACTTCCGGGAGGCCCAGCTGGCCTTTCTCGAGAAGCGGCCGCCGCGCTGGCGGGACTGCTAG